The genomic stretch TAAACTTACTGGACCAAGGGAAGATTTCTTTCGTAAATCAGGATGAAATCACCATTAGCAACCTAGCCAAAATAAAAGCATTCATTCAAGAGGGGCAGCTCACTGAGACCACCAAGGTTTTTAACCCGATGATCCAGCGAAAAGAAGACCTCAATAGCAAATGGTTGATTCCTGCCAGCGAAAGTTGGTTAAGCAGATATTTTAGCAACTAATTATTTTAAAAGTTTTATATTAGAGGATACACATATTGATGACAGCCTGACTTTATGATGAAAAATTGTTTTCTGAGTTCTCTTTTTATCTTCCTTTTTTTGGTAGGGTGTACCAGTCTTCAGCAAAAAGGTGAAAAACAGTTTGCGGCTGGCGAATACCAAATGGCCATTGGTACTTTTTCAAAGGTACTCGCTGACAATCCGGATAACAGTGACGCAAACTATTACGTCGCTGAAAGCTATCGACTGTCCAACCGTATCGAAGACGCACTTCCCTATTATGACAAACTGCTGGAGGAAGAAGGGTCATTTGAGAATTACATGAAGAAAGCAAAAAGTCTGCGTGATCAAGGAGAATATGAAGCAGCCACAGAAGCTTACCGGCAGGCCAAAGAACATACCACCAGTGATTCCCTGATTGCACTCGCCGATTTGGGAGAAGAAAACATGTCCAAGATCGAATCCATCACCGATTATTGGCCTTACCATGAACTCCAAAATTATGAATTGCTCAACACTTCGGGAATAGATTACGCCCCTGTGGTCAGCGAAGATTTTCTGTATTTCACCAGTTCCAGGCGTGCCAGTGGCGTATATCCAGCCACCGGCCAGGGCTATACCAAACTCTATCGTGCAAGGGCCAACGGGGTAAAAGTGGATGTCCAAAACATTCAGGCTCTGCCAGAATTCCGAAATGAGGAAAACCTCAACCAAGGGGCTATCGCCATCAGTCCTGACGGCAACACCATCATCTACGCTCGTGGGAATAGCCTGAGCAAAAAAGACCTTCCTGAAGTCAACTTATTCATCAGCTATTTCAGGGGATCGGGTTTTACGGACCCGGTCTGGATGCCCGTAAATGAAGATGAAACATACTGGAACTCCACTCCTGCTTTCAGTGTGGATGGAGAGGTCCTTTATTTCGCTTCGAATAGACCTGGCGGTTATGGTGGAATTGACCTCTATAAAGCCACCAAACTGGCCAATGGAGACTTTGGCAACCCACAAAACCTAGGCGCAGAAATCAACACACCGGGTAATGAGATGTTTCCCCGTCCGGTGGGAGAGCAACTGTATTTTGCTTCTGATGGACATCCTGGGTTTGGCAAGCTAGATCTTTTTGTGGCCGAGGCCAAAGAAGGAAAGACCACTATCACTAACCTTGGCAAAAACATCAATTCCATCAGTGATGACTTTGGTATATTCTTCACCAATTTCCCCAAGGAGGGATTCCTCACCTCCAATCGAGAAGGAGGAGTGGGTGATGACGACATTTACTATTTTCAGGACAATACACCCAAGCCGAAAGTGGTCAATGTTTTCCTTAATGTAAAAACCCTGCAAAAAACTACTGAAGGCGAAACAGTGCTTCCAAGTGCCAGGGTAGCCCTTTATGACAGTACCAAACAAACGGTAGGTGGAGACTTCTCCAATGAACAAGGCCGACTAAGATTTAGACTGGAGCCTAATGCCGATTTCACATTGATCGCATCCAAAAACGGATATTTCACTAAAAGCGTCCCCTACAGTACTCTCGGCAAAACGCCAGCTCAAGAAGACCTGATCCAAGATGTCACCAATGTCACCCTTGACACGACTATTGTACTGGATAAGCTGGAACTGGAAAAGGCCATCGTACTGGAAAACATCTACTACGACCTGGACAAAGCTGACATCCGTCCAGACGCTGCCATAGAACTGGACAAACTGGTCAAAATACTTCAGGACAATCCTGAAATCAGCATTGAACTCAGCTCTCATACCGACAGCCGTGCCAGTGACGAATACAATAGGGACCTTTCCCAACGCAGGGCACAGTCTGCCGTGGACTACATCATTTCCCAAGGGATCGACAAATCACGCCTAGTGGCCAAAGGCTATGGTGAAGAGCAGCCGGTGATCGAAAATGCCCAAACAGAAGAGGAACACCAGCGCAACCGACGTACCGAATTTAAAGTTATCGACATTGAGGAATAAAAGGGTCGAAAGGTTAAAATGTTGGAAGGTTTTAAGGGTACTTCGGTACTATAAAAACTTCCCAGTGGCCTTCACCAGACAAACCTCATGGGCTAGTATCAACTGTCTCCATTCCCTCTAAATATCCTCCATTCTTTTACACTTTATAGGGTATGACGGAGGCTTTGCCCCGGCAGGGACTCAATGTTTCTTAGTATCAGGGCAGAGCCCCAGTACAACCACTTCGTAGCGTTGTCCCGCCGTCTCTGACGC from Echinicola soli encodes the following:
- a CDS encoding OmpA family protein; the protein is MMKNCFLSSLFIFLFLVGCTSLQQKGEKQFAAGEYQMAIGTFSKVLADNPDNSDANYYVAESYRLSNRIEDALPYYDKLLEEEGSFENYMKKAKSLRDQGEYEAATEAYRQAKEHTTSDSLIALADLGEENMSKIESITDYWPYHELQNYELLNTSGIDYAPVVSEDFLYFTSSRRASGVYPATGQGYTKLYRARANGVKVDVQNIQALPEFRNEENLNQGAIAISPDGNTIIYARGNSLSKKDLPEVNLFISYFRGSGFTDPVWMPVNEDETYWNSTPAFSVDGEVLYFASNRPGGYGGIDLYKATKLANGDFGNPQNLGAEINTPGNEMFPRPVGEQLYFASDGHPGFGKLDLFVAEAKEGKTTITNLGKNINSISDDFGIFFTNFPKEGFLTSNREGGVGDDDIYYFQDNTPKPKVVNVFLNVKTLQKTTEGETVLPSARVALYDSTKQTVGGDFSNEQGRLRFRLEPNADFTLIASKNGYFTKSVPYSTLGKTPAQEDLIQDVTNVTLDTTIVLDKLELEKAIVLENIYYDLDKADIRPDAAIELDKLVKILQDNPEISIELSSHTDSRASDEYNRDLSQRRAQSAVDYIISQGIDKSRLVAKGYGEEQPVIENAQTEEEHQRNRRTEFKVIDIEE